One Pseudochaenichthys georgianus chromosome 7, fPseGeo1.2, whole genome shotgun sequence DNA segment encodes these proteins:
- the LOC117450050 gene encoding cytosolic sulfotransferase 3-like isoform X1, translated as MHAKVSCIHSLFNTTFCVQQHWWGFSFQKLGFKASHILQLFDFHGVPMVNYFTDNWENIQNFQARPDDILIATYPKAGTTWASYILDLLYFGQQERQTSVPIYDRVPFLEIFFPPHVSGKDQADNLPTSPRLIKTHFPVQFVPKSFWEQNCRMVYVARNAKDNMVSYFHFDRMNLAQPEPGDWSNFFQRFMEGKKDKMKVTVGVQFDNMKKDDMANYSTSPDMDFKISPFMRKGKVGDWKNHFTVAQSEQFDEDYKKKMKDATLQFRTKV; from the exons GCACTGGTGGGGTTTTTCTTTTCAAAAACTAGGTTTTAAAGCATCACATATTTTGC AACTGTTTGATTTCCATGGAGTTCCAATGGTCAACTATTTCACAGACAACTGGGAGAACATCCAAAACTTTCAGGCCAGGCCCGATGATATACTTATTGCAACATACCCCAAAGCAG GAACCACCTGGGCCTCCTACATTCTGGACCTGCTGTATTTTGGTCAGCAAGAGCGCCAGACATCCGTCCCAATCTATGACAGGGTGCCTTTCTTGGAGATCTTCTTCCCGCCTCATGTTTCAG GAAAAGATCAGGCGGACAACCTCCCCACATCTCCTCGACTCATCAAAACTCACTTTCCGGTCCAGTTTGTGCCTAAATCCTTTTGGGAACAAAACTGCAGG ATGGTCTACGTTGCCCGCAATGCCAAAGACAACATGGTCTCTTATTTTCACTTTGACCGCATGAACCTAGCTCAGCCAGAGCCTGGAGATTGGAGCAACTTCTTCCAGAGATTCATGGAGGGAAAGA AGGACAAGATGAAGGTTACAGTGGGGGTGCAGTTTGACAATATGAAAAAGGACGACATGGCAAACTATTCTACGAGCCCAGATATGGATTTCAAGATTTCTCCTTTCATGAGAAAAG GCAAAGTTGGTGACTGGAAGAACCATTTCACTGTGGCCCAGAGTGAACAATTTGATGAAGACTACAAGAAAAAGATGAAGGATGCAACACTTCAGTTCCGCACTAAAGTTTGA
- the LOC117450050 gene encoding cytosolic sulfotransferase 3-like isoform X2, producing MVNYFTDNWENIQNFQARPDDILIATYPKAGTTWASYILDLLYFGQQERQTSVPIYDRVPFLEIFFPPHVSGKDQADNLPTSPRLIKTHFPVQFVPKSFWEQNCRMVYVARNAKDNMVSYFHFDRMNLAQPEPGDWSNFFQRFMEGKKDKMKVTVGVQFDNMKKDDMANYSTSPDMDFKISPFMRKGKVGDWKNHFTVAQSEQFDEDYKKKMKDATLQFRTKV from the exons ATGGTCAACTATTTCACAGACAACTGGGAGAACATCCAAAACTTTCAGGCCAGGCCCGATGATATACTTATTGCAACATACCCCAAAGCAG GAACCACCTGGGCCTCCTACATTCTGGACCTGCTGTATTTTGGTCAGCAAGAGCGCCAGACATCCGTCCCAATCTATGACAGGGTGCCTTTCTTGGAGATCTTCTTCCCGCCTCATGTTTCAG GAAAAGATCAGGCGGACAACCTCCCCACATCTCCTCGACTCATCAAAACTCACTTTCCGGTCCAGTTTGTGCCTAAATCCTTTTGGGAACAAAACTGCAGG ATGGTCTACGTTGCCCGCAATGCCAAAGACAACATGGTCTCTTATTTTCACTTTGACCGCATGAACCTAGCTCAGCCAGAGCCTGGAGATTGGAGCAACTTCTTCCAGAGATTCATGGAGGGAAAGA AGGACAAGATGAAGGTTACAGTGGGGGTGCAGTTTGACAATATGAAAAAGGACGACATGGCAAACTATTCTACGAGCCCAGATATGGATTTCAAGATTTCTCCTTTCATGAGAAAAG GCAAAGTTGGTGACTGGAAGAACCATTTCACTGTGGCCCAGAGTGAACAATTTGATGAAGACTACAAGAAAAAGATGAAGGATGCAACACTTCAGTTCCGCACTAAAGTTTGA